One Halosegnis longus DNA window includes the following coding sequences:
- a CDS encoding SRPBCC family protein, with translation MTVRVEESFEFDAPPATIWGFIADPEWRAEPISVVDEYESTGERTATWHLKLPIPLIRRTIAVETEDVERRENEYVKFIGESRVMHVQGEHEIEETETGCRLHNRFVVDGKMPGVERFFKKNFTDELDNIERAIRDSIDE, from the coding sequence ATGACCGTTCGTGTCGAGGAGAGCTTCGAGTTCGACGCACCGCCGGCCACCATCTGGGGGTTCATCGCCGACCCGGAGTGGCGCGCCGAGCCGATCAGCGTCGTGGACGAGTACGAGTCCACCGGCGAGCGGACCGCGACCTGGCACCTGAAGCTCCCGATTCCCCTCATCCGGCGCACCATCGCCGTCGAGACCGAAGACGTGGAGCGCCGCGAGAACGAGTACGTCAAGTTCATCGGCGAATCGCGGGTGATGCACGTCCAGGGGGAACACGAAATCGAGGAGACCGAGACGGGCTGTCGGCTCCACAACCGGTTCGTCGTCGACGGGAAGATGCCCGGCGTCGAGCGCTTCTTCAAGAAGAACTTCACCGACGAACTCGACAACATCGAACGGGCGATTCGCGACAGCATCGACGAATGA
- a CDS encoding DUF7123 family protein → MSGTSEDESVDENERILSYLRERAADGERYFRAKHVADAIGLTAKQVGARLPRLAERSEDVDIEKWGRARSTTWRVTPE, encoded by the coding sequence ATGTCAGGGACGAGCGAAGACGAATCGGTGGACGAGAACGAGCGCATCCTCTCGTATCTCCGCGAGCGCGCCGCAGACGGTGAGCGCTACTTCCGCGCGAAACACGTCGCGGACGCCATCGGACTGACCGCAAAGCAGGTCGGTGCCCGGCTCCCCCGACTCGCTGAACGCTCCGAAGACGTGGACATCGAGAAGTGGGGACGCGCCCGCTCGACCACGTGGCGAGTGACACCGGAGTAG
- a CDS encoding DUF7525 family protein: MDTADASDRRLGFSLLFVIVAFVGAAVMLVASMTDQLALSGWGFAAAMLGGALAIAALQLYE, encoded by the coding sequence ATGGACACTGCAGACGCCTCCGACCGTCGGCTCGGCTTCAGCCTCCTGTTCGTCATCGTCGCGTTCGTCGGCGCGGCCGTGATGCTCGTCGCCTCGATGACCGACCAACTCGCCCTCTCGGGGTGGGGCTTTGCCGCCGCGATGCTCGGTGGCGCGCTCGCGATTGCCGCGCTCCAGCTGTACGAGTAG
- a CDS encoding LEA type 2 family protein → MSLKTLLFGSKLKVAVTALVVVAGSVGGAFALGVIGVPSVGTVDNSFGPVDDETTVINTDLVVVNPNPIGVRLGDSRIDYTVRMNDVPMASGNKSGLQIGSGNTTLAFSTRMDNSQIPPWWASHVRNNETTVVTIDANVSASLLGQRSTQLTQEREIQTDLIGQFNSDETRPVSGPDNPLIENPFLYVNATRAQWGTVTDAETPIAMEFDAYNPQTQPYTITSVGYNVTMNGIPVGDGVTERPYVIEGETTETIETTPTIDNSRLDDWWVSHLENEQVTDLRIDFYARVELPTGNTIRVPLDELTYERTIETDIFGTNGATNETTGDGGTPTPTPTDDEQTPADDGTATPTASPTGTDTPTATPTDDGGLL, encoded by the coding sequence GTGAGCCTGAAGACGCTGCTTTTCGGGAGCAAGCTGAAGGTCGCGGTGACGGCCCTCGTAGTCGTCGCCGGGAGCGTCGGAGGCGCGTTCGCCCTCGGCGTCATCGGCGTGCCCAGCGTCGGCACCGTCGACAACAGCTTCGGTCCCGTCGACGACGAAACGACCGTCATCAACACGGACCTCGTCGTGGTGAACCCGAACCCCATCGGGGTCAGACTCGGCGACAGCCGCATCGACTACACCGTCCGGATGAACGACGTGCCGATGGCGAGCGGCAACAAATCCGGCCTCCAAATCGGGTCGGGCAACACGACCCTCGCCTTCTCCACCCGGATGGACAACAGCCAGATTCCGCCGTGGTGGGCGAGCCACGTCCGGAACAACGAGACGACCGTCGTCACCATCGACGCGAACGTCTCCGCCTCGCTGTTGGGCCAGCGCTCGACGCAGCTTACACAGGAGCGCGAGATTCAGACCGATCTCATCGGGCAGTTCAACTCCGACGAGACCCGGCCCGTCTCCGGCCCGGACAACCCCCTCATCGAGAACCCGTTCCTCTACGTGAACGCCACGCGCGCACAGTGGGGAACGGTGACCGACGCCGAGACGCCGATTGCGATGGAGTTCGACGCGTACAACCCACAGACACAGCCGTACACGATTACCAGCGTCGGCTACAACGTCACGATGAACGGGATTCCGGTCGGGGACGGCGTCACCGAGCGTCCGTACGTCATCGAGGGGGAAACGACAGAGACAATCGAGACGACTCCGACGATCGACAACAGCCGCCTCGACGACTGGTGGGTCTCGCATCTCGAAAACGAACAGGTGACGGACCTCCGTATCGACTTCTACGCTCGCGTCGAACTCCCGACCGGGAACACGATTCGCGTCCCGCTCGACGAGCTGACCTACGAGCGCACCATCGAGACGGACATCTTCGGTACGAACGGAGCGACGAACGAGACGACGGGAGACGGGGGAACGCCGACTCCGACCCCCACCGACGACGAGCAGACGCCGGCGGACGACGGTACCGCCACGCCGACCGCCTCGCCGACGGGCACGGACACGCCGACGGCGACGCCGACCGACGACGGCGGCCTGCTCTGA
- a CDS encoding phosphate signaling complex PhoU family protein — protein METRKVQRLGPSTLAMTLPAEWAKAQNVEKGDEVSLRTGGKGTLTVLPESVQQEESEAIIHADELEADAIERAILAQYVLGRRVIQVEVADGGTLDSGVINAVYNAETQLMGLGVIEETPERIAIRCSVDPEDFTLDNLLERLESTGSTMRNEAVKALAHGNPDLAQRALNRERQANKIFVLLLRLIFTAYQNPNLARAVGLDSGFPLIGYRTVAKNLELTADNAEDIAEIVIDAGENTLDVDDATLREIREFTDTVNEMTELGVRSVVERDYDLALQTKKLFRNVEDSQTEILTSLPEMDNDKLLQVREVLVALQQTAQYAVRNAEIATNLALDTNSEYVTIT, from the coding sequence ATGGAGACACGCAAGGTGCAACGGCTCGGCCCGTCGACGCTGGCGATGACGCTGCCGGCGGAGTGGGCGAAGGCACAGAACGTCGAGAAGGGTGACGAGGTCTCGCTCCGGACAGGCGGGAAGGGGACGCTGACGGTTCTTCCGGAGTCGGTCCAACAGGAGGAGTCGGAGGCAATCATCCACGCCGACGAACTAGAGGCCGACGCCATCGAGCGGGCGATTCTCGCACAGTACGTGCTCGGTCGCCGCGTCATCCAAGTCGAGGTGGCGGACGGCGGCACCCTCGATTCGGGCGTCATCAACGCGGTGTACAACGCCGAGACACAGCTGATGGGGCTCGGCGTCATCGAGGAGACGCCGGAACGCATCGCCATCCGCTGCAGCGTCGACCCCGAGGACTTCACCCTCGACAATCTGCTCGAGCGGCTGGAGTCGACCGGCTCGACGATGCGCAACGAGGCGGTGAAGGCGCTCGCCCACGGGAACCCGGACCTCGCACAGCGCGCGCTCAACCGCGAGCGGCAGGCGAACAAGATTTTCGTCCTGCTGCTCCGGCTCATCTTCACGGCCTACCAGAATCCGAACCTCGCACGCGCGGTCGGTCTCGACTCCGGCTTCCCGCTCATCGGCTACCGGACCGTCGCGAAGAACCTCGAACTCACCGCCGACAACGCCGAGGACATCGCCGAGATCGTCATCGACGCCGGCGAGAACACCCTCGACGTGGACGACGCGACGCTGCGGGAGATTCGCGAGTTCACGGACACGGTCAACGAGATGACCGAACTCGGCGTCCGGTCGGTCGTCGAGCGCGACTACGACCTCGCGTTGCAGACGAAGAAGCTGTTCCGCAACGTGGAGGACAGCCAGACGGAGATTCTGACCTCCCTCCCGGAGATGGACAACGACAAGCTCCTGCAGGTGCGTGAGGTGCTCGTCGCGCTCCAGCAGACCGCACAGTACGCGGTCAGAAACGCCGAAATCGCGACGAATCTCGCACTCGACACCAACTCCGAGTACGTCACGATTACGTAA
- a CDS encoding ATP-NAD kinase family protein yields MRRIGFVVNPIAGMGGRVGLKGTDGKLAEARERGAEPRAPDRAREALATLAEYDDIELVTYGGQMGETEAREADFAPSVVGTPEGDETTSADTRAAVEAFVAEGVDLVFFVGGDGTAVDVAETLADLGVDVPMLGVPAGVKVYSSVFGVSPSAAARLAATFDRTETREVNDIDEDAYRGGEVETELRALATVPVGDDLQSSKQIGGGTVEGLAEGIAQDAQAEPRVTYVLGPGSTLAAIKRELGFDGSPLGVDVWRDGEVLVRDGTESEILAALGEENEIVVSPIGGQGFVFGRGNLQISPAVIRQSETTVVASKRKLEETGVLRVDTGDTALDEELRGWTRVRVGRYEHRLVKVV; encoded by the coding sequence ATGCGACGTATCGGCTTCGTGGTGAATCCAATCGCCGGCATGGGCGGGCGCGTCGGCCTGAAGGGGACGGACGGCAAACTCGCCGAGGCCCGCGAGCGCGGCGCGGAGCCGCGTGCACCGGACCGCGCGCGGGAGGCACTCGCCACGCTCGCGGAGTACGACGACATCGAACTGGTGACCTACGGCGGACAGATGGGCGAGACCGAGGCCCGCGAGGCCGACTTCGCCCCGTCGGTCGTCGGTACGCCAGAGGGCGACGAGACGACGAGTGCCGACACCCGCGCGGCAGTGGAGGCGTTCGTCGCCGAGGGCGTCGACCTCGTCTTCTTCGTCGGCGGCGACGGCACCGCAGTGGACGTAGCCGAGACGCTCGCCGACCTCGGTGTCGACGTGCCGATGCTCGGTGTTCCCGCCGGCGTGAAGGTGTACTCGTCCGTCTTCGGCGTCTCCCCGAGCGCGGCCGCCCGGCTGGCTGCCACCTTCGACCGCACGGAGACGCGCGAAGTGAACGACATCGACGAGGACGCCTACCGCGGCGGCGAGGTGGAGACGGAACTCCGGGCGCTCGCGACCGTCCCCGTCGGCGACGACCTCCAGTCCTCGAAGCAGATCGGCGGCGGCACGGTCGAAGGGTTGGCCGAGGGGATTGCACAGGACGCCCAGGCCGAACCGAGGGTGACCTACGTCCTCGGCCCGGGGTCGACGCTCGCGGCCATCAAGCGCGAACTCGGCTTCGACGGTTCGCCGCTTGGCGTTGACGTGTGGCGCGACGGCGAGGTGCTCGTTCGAGACGGCACCGAATCGGAGATACTGGCCGCGCTGGGCGAGGAGAACGAGATCGTCGTCTCGCCCATCGGCGGACAGGGGTTCGTCTTCGGGCGCGGCAATCTCCAGATATCGCCCGCGGTGATTCGGCAGTCGGAGACGACCGTCGTCGCGTCGAAACGGAAGCTGGAGGAGACGGGCGTGCTCCGGGTCGATACCGGCGATACAGCCCTCGACGAGGAGCTACGCGGCTGGACGCGGGTCCGCGTCGGCCGCTACGAACACCGGCTCGTGAAGGTAGTCTGA
- a CDS encoding flippase activity-associated protein Agl23: protein MPDRSLSDDRVPVAVLALTALALVARFALLGHRIMHFDEARVAYWVYNYAETGQFHYRSIIHGPFIQHADAALFGLFGYSDFIARLPVAVVGGLLPLCALWLRHRLTGGETVALAFFLAANPVLLYFGRFMRSTLLVAGFCLLAFVAFVRWYDGFGVEYLYVGSGALALGFASKENALVYVLCWLGAGALVVHHKVAAHRGYDSGTAWVADRLFGLRSWLQQTWGPRLAGHVGHLVGAALVFVAVMVFFFAPRGGVTAAGDLAITPANPNYDAVVEQCRTAGLYSSSPGTTLRCTWLTVQEGFGSWLSKSGGSDPRTLVAVAGQLELSMQVIVGYAGSLFLLALVGFVRERYGGGRPRLLVLACLYWGLVSIPGYAIGTDINNAWIVVNALVPLAIPAAVGAGLFIDAGRDALERDDDTSLAIVGVVALVLLASVGTGVATGVYTDATEPDNSLVQFAQPSQDMRPAVSAALESAARTEGTDLLAYSGGNSNFVDGAESAPREPACLGWFSTLPLGWYLSAHDVATDCASQPGELPDELPSVVVVPGDCTLERTVDCRENDSAMVPPEDIEPRLDGYERYPFLHRSTGGNDFDGMIVYVDNRNA, encoded by the coding sequence ATGCCCGACCGCTCGCTCTCCGACGACCGCGTTCCCGTGGCCGTCCTCGCGCTCACGGCGCTCGCGCTCGTCGCCCGCTTTGCCCTCTTGGGCCACCGCATCATGCACTTCGACGAGGCGCGGGTCGCCTACTGGGTGTACAACTACGCCGAGACCGGTCAGTTCCACTACCGCTCGATTATCCACGGTCCCTTCATCCAACACGCCGACGCGGCGCTGTTCGGCCTGTTCGGTTACTCCGATTTCATCGCCCGCCTCCCCGTCGCCGTCGTCGGGGGACTCCTCCCGCTGTGTGCGCTGTGGCTCCGCCACCGACTCACCGGCGGCGAGACCGTCGCGCTCGCCTTCTTCCTCGCGGCCAACCCCGTCCTCCTCTACTTCGGACGGTTCATGCGTTCGACGCTGCTCGTGGCCGGCTTCTGTCTGCTCGCGTTCGTCGCGTTCGTCCGGTGGTACGACGGCTTCGGCGTCGAGTATCTGTACGTCGGGTCCGGCGCGCTCGCGCTCGGCTTCGCCTCGAAGGAGAACGCCCTCGTCTACGTGCTCTGTTGGCTCGGTGCCGGCGCGCTCGTCGTCCACCACAAGGTCGCCGCCCACCGCGGGTACGACTCCGGAACCGCGTGGGTCGCAGACCGGCTGTTCGGTCTCCGCTCGTGGCTCCAGCAGACGTGGGGGCCACGTCTCGCCGGTCACGTCGGACACCTCGTCGGCGCGGCGCTCGTGTTCGTGGCCGTGATGGTGTTCTTCTTCGCTCCGCGCGGCGGAGTGACCGCGGCCGGCGACCTCGCGATTACCCCCGCGAACCCGAACTACGACGCCGTCGTCGAGCAGTGTCGCACGGCAGGGCTCTACAGCAGCAGCCCCGGGACGACGCTCCGGTGTACGTGGCTCACCGTGCAGGAGGGGTTCGGCTCGTGGCTCTCGAAGAGCGGCGGCTCGGACCCGCGGACGCTGGTCGCCGTCGCCGGCCAGCTGGAGCTGTCGATGCAGGTCATCGTCGGCTACGCCGGGTCGCTGTTCCTGCTGGCGCTCGTCGGCTTCGTCCGCGAGCGCTACGGCGGCGGACGGCCGCGACTGCTCGTGCTCGCGTGTCTCTACTGGGGGCTGGTCTCGATTCCCGGCTACGCGATTGGCACGGACATCAACAACGCGTGGATCGTCGTGAACGCGCTCGTCCCGCTGGCGATTCCGGCCGCGGTCGGTGCAGGGCTGTTCATCGACGCCGGTCGCGACGCCCTCGAACGCGACGACGACACCAGCCTCGCCATCGTCGGCGTGGTCGCCCTCGTCTTGCTCGCGTCCGTCGGAACCGGCGTCGCGACCGGCGTCTACACCGACGCGACCGAACCGGACAACAGCCTCGTCCAGTTCGCACAGCCGAGCCAGGACATGCGACCCGCGGTGAGCGCCGCGCTCGAATCGGCCGCCCGGACCGAGGGGACGGACTTGCTCGCGTACAGCGGCGGGAACAGCAACTTCGTCGACGGAGCAGAGAGCGCACCGCGCGAGCCGGCGTGTCTCGGCTGGTTCAGCACGCTCCCGCTGGGGTGGTATCTCTCCGCTCACGACGTGGCGACCGACTGTGCTAGCCAGCCGGGAGAGCTTCCCGACGAACTGCCGTCCGTTGTCGTCGTGCCGGGCGACTGCACGCTCGAACGGACGGTCGATTGTCGCGAGAACGACTCGGCGATGGTGCCACCCGAAGACATCGAACCGCGGCTCGACGGCTACGAGCGCTACCCCTTCCTCCACCGGTCGACGGGTGGGAACGACTTCGACGGCATGATCGTCTACGTCGACAACCGTAACGCTTGA
- a CDS encoding 5-(carboxyamino)imidazole ribonucleotide synthase, producing MHLSADSPTVGVVGGGQLGRMLAEAASPLGVQLVVSDPTPNCPANHVAREQLVGEFDDYDTLRSLAERVDVLTYEIELADPDTLDAVSEETGTPVHPAPETLRTIQDKLVQNESFAEAGVPLPAFRRVDDADDLRAAGDELGWPVMVKARTGGYDGRGNVPVESPEDAADALAEVGAGEGGAVAEELVDFERELAVIGARGADETATFPVTETVQREEILRESLSPARTDEATRERAHEVARSVLAELDGRGVFGIELFERERADGPNEILLNEVAPRPHNSGHWTIEGCVTSQFEQHVRGVVGLPLGSTRRRGPTASANILGTVSEPARARLTGVEDALALADTHLHWYGKQEVRPLRKMGHVTIVGETEPPLSTVRDVVETLQFG from the coding sequence ATGCACCTCTCCGCGGATTCACCGACTGTCGGCGTCGTCGGCGGCGGCCAACTCGGACGGATGCTCGCCGAGGCAGCCAGCCCGCTCGGCGTCCAACTCGTCGTCTCGGACCCCACGCCGAACTGTCCCGCGAACCACGTCGCCCGCGAGCAGCTCGTCGGCGAGTTCGACGACTACGACACGCTCCGCTCGCTCGCCGAGCGGGTCGACGTGCTCACCTACGAAATCGAGCTTGCAGACCCCGACACGCTCGACGCCGTGAGCGAGGAGACCGGCACGCCCGTCCACCCGGCTCCCGAGACGCTCCGCACGATACAGGACAAACTCGTCCAGAACGAGAGCTTCGCCGAGGCCGGCGTTCCGCTTCCGGCGTTCCGGCGCGTGGACGACGCCGACGACCTCCGCGCCGCCGGCGACGAACTCGGCTGGCCGGTGATGGTGAAAGCCCGAACCGGCGGCTACGACGGCCGAGGGAACGTCCCCGTCGAATCGCCCGAGGACGCGGCGGACGCGCTCGCGGAGGTCGGCGCTGGCGAGGGCGGCGCGGTCGCCGAGGAACTCGTCGACTTCGAGCGCGAACTCGCCGTCATCGGCGCGCGCGGCGCGGACGAGACCGCGACGTTTCCCGTCACCGAGACGGTCCAGCGCGAGGAGATTCTCCGCGAGTCGCTGTCGCCGGCCCGAACCGACGAGGCGACCCGCGAACGCGCCCACGAGGTCGCCCGGTCGGTGCTCGCGGAACTCGACGGGCGCGGCGTCTTCGGCATCGAACTGTTCGAGCGGGAGCGCGCCGACGGACCGAACGAGATACTGCTGAACGAGGTCGCGCCCCGACCGCACAACTCCGGGCACTGGACCATCGAAGGATGTGTCACCTCACAGTTCGAACAGCACGTCCGCGGGGTCGTGGGGCTGCCGCTCGGCTCAACGCGACGCCGTGGACCGACCGCGAGTGCCAACATCCTCGGGACCGTCTCGGAGCCGGCACGCGCCCGACTCACCGGTGTCGAGGACGCGCTCGCGCTCGCGGACACCCACCTCCACTGGTACGGGAAACAGGAGGTGCGGCCGCTCCGGAAGATGGGCCACGTCACTATCGTTGGGGAGACCGAGCCGCCGCTGTCGACGGTGCGTGACGTGGTGGAGACGCTCCAGTTCGGGTAG
- the purE gene encoding 5-(carboxyamino)imidazole ribonucleotide mutase codes for MVDAVDSLIRDLRAEADTDRSPETTPDVGIVMGSDSDFDVMSGAFDALTELGFEEQTDPADPPESRFSFETYVVSAHRTPDLMYAYAETAAARGLDVLIAGAGGKSADLPNMTASIAYPLPVIGVPVQEKSVDSVIGMPTGAPLVAVDAGKSFNAALSAAQILAREHDELGDRLREYHERLQQSVGDVSRDLHESGHELFGRRRE; via the coding sequence ATGGTAGACGCAGTCGACTCCCTGATTCGTGACCTTCGTGCGGAAGCCGACACCGACCGCTCGCCTGAGACGACTCCGGACGTGGGTATCGTGATGGGGTCGGACTCAGACTTCGACGTGATGTCGGGGGCGTTCGACGCGCTCACCGAACTCGGCTTCGAAGAGCAGACCGACCCGGCCGACCCGCCCGAGTCGCGGTTTTCCTTCGAGACGTACGTCGTCTCCGCCCACCGGACGCCGGACCTGATGTACGCCTACGCCGAGACCGCGGCCGCCCGCGGGCTGGACGTGCTCATCGCCGGCGCGGGCGGGAAGTCGGCCGACCTCCCGAACATGACCGCGAGCATCGCCTACCCGCTCCCGGTCATCGGCGTCCCGGTCCAGGAGAAGTCGGTCGACTCGGTCATCGGGATGCCGACCGGCGCGCCGCTGGTGGCTGTCGACGCCGGGAAGTCGTTCAACGCGGCGCTGTCTGCGGCTCAGATACTCGCACGCGAGCACGACGAGTTGGGCGACCGCCTGCGCGAGTACCACGAACGGCTCCAGCAGTCGGTCGGCGACGTGTCGCGTGACCTCCACGAGAGCGGGCACGAACTGTTCGGTCGGAGACGGGAGTAA
- a CDS encoding NADH-quinone oxidoreductase subunit A → MSNPWIAIGALAVVAIVIPVSMIAVSSLIRPSVPEQGKTAVYESGEIPTGDTRIRFNIQYYMIALLFVIFDIETVLIFPWTVIYSDAVSQFGMGSALLPMLIFIGVLGIGLVWAWRNGAVRWIGSDRARETTGGA, encoded by the coding sequence ATGAGTAATCCGTGGATCGCTATTGGCGCGCTCGCCGTGGTGGCTATCGTCATCCCCGTCTCGATGATAGCCGTCTCGTCGCTTATCCGACCGAGTGTGCCAGAGCAAGGAAAAACCGCCGTCTACGAGTCCGGTGAGATACCGACTGGCGACACGCGCATCAGGTTCAACATCCAGTACTACATGATTGCGCTGTTGTTCGTCATCTTCGACATCGAGACCGTCCTCATCTTCCCGTGGACGGTCATCTACAGCGATGCGGTCAGCCAGTTCGGCATGGGGAGCGCTCTCCTGCCGATGTTGATCTTCATCGGTGTGCTCGGCATCGGACTCGTGTGGGCATGGCGCAACGGCGCGGTTCGGTGGATCGGCTCCGACCGTGCGCGCGAGACGACTGGAGGCGCATAA
- a CDS encoding NADH-quinone oxidoreductase subunit B, whose amino-acid sequence MSSDNTNTPQTTQEARMGEGVDSRFNSTLREAFGSSPFILTKFDKFMNWVRGSSMFMLQFGIACCSIEMMHTYGVKHDLDRFGAGVPRASPRQADVIIVPGTIVSKFAPRMKRVYDQMPEPKFVVGMGSCTISGGPFQEGYNVIKGAEEVIPVDIHVPGCPPRPEALVYGVAKLQERIANGESAPVTVSPYELEQFGDLDDDELVQHLADQIDEDELVMRYDWAESPSQ is encoded by the coding sequence ATGAGCAGCGACAACACCAACACACCACAGACGACACAGGAAGCGCGGATGGGCGAGGGCGTCGACTCCCGGTTCAACTCTACGCTTCGCGAGGCGTTCGGCTCGTCGCCGTTCATCCTCACGAAGTTCGATAAGTTCATGAACTGGGTCCGCGGCTCCTCGATGTTCATGCTGCAGTTCGGTATCGCCTGCTGCAGCATCGAGATGATGCACACCTACGGGGTCAAACACGACCTCGACCGCTTCGGTGCCGGTGTGCCACGCGCATCGCCGCGACAGGCGGACGTGATTATCGTTCCCGGAACGATCGTCTCGAAGTTCGCCCCGCGGATGAAGCGCGTCTACGACCAGATGCCGGAGCCGAAGTTCGTCGTCGGCATGGGGTCGTGTACCATCTCCGGCGGCCCGTTCCAGGAGGGGTACAACGTCATCAAGGGCGCAGAGGAGGTCATCCCGGTCGACATCCACGTCCCCGGCTGCCCGCCGCGCCCGGAGGCGCTCGTCTACGGCGTCGCCAAGCTGCAAGAGCGAATCGCGAACGGTGAGTCCGCGCCCGTGACGGTCTCGCCGTACGAGCTCGAACAGTTCGGCGACCTCGACGACGACGAGCTGGTCCAGCACCTCGCGGACCAGATCGACGAGGACGAACTCGTGATGCGGTACGACTGGGCGGAGTCTCCATCACAATGA
- a CDS encoding NADH-quinone oxidoreductase subunit D — protein MSLEEPSTPELDTGETAEGVDYDALESLLGEYAIGRESHVNAEAFVVRPDEVQAALELLRDEAGFDHCSCVTAQEYEDRYESIYHLRKYDDPTQEVGVVVPTTKDDPVSESANEVYRTADWHEREAYDLVGIEYDDHPDLRRILLPETWQGHPLSLDYDQEQPQVVEFAEHANPLQEDHAADAQSDTMFLNIGPHHPATHGVLHLKTTLDGETVADVESDIGYLHRCEEQICQNGTYRHQIMPYPDRWDYISAGILNEWAYARAAEDMADIDVPEYAQVIRTMSAEMCRIASHMLAVATFALDIYGDFTAIFMYAMRDREVMQNLLEDLTGQRLMFNYLRLGGVAWDLPEPREEFFEQTRDFLDELPGKLEEFHDMITSNEIFQLRCVNTGVLDPETAKSYGATGPVARGSGVDYDIRRDDPYGYYDELDWDVVTEDGCDNYSRVLVRMREVEESAKIIEQCVDLLEEWPEDERNIQSNVPRTLKPDADTEIYRSVEGAKGELGIYMRADGTDKPARFKIRSPCFSNLQTLPEMSQGEYIPDLIASLGSLDIVLGEVDR, from the coding sequence ATGAGTCTCGAAGAACCATCCACCCCGGAACTCGACACCGGCGAAACGGCCGAGGGCGTCGACTACGACGCGCTCGAATCGCTCTTGGGCGAGTACGCCATCGGCCGCGAGTCACACGTCAACGCCGAGGCGTTCGTCGTCCGGCCCGACGAGGTGCAGGCGGCGCTCGAACTGCTCCGCGACGAGGCCGGCTTCGACCACTGTTCGTGCGTCACGGCCCAGGAGTACGAGGACCGCTACGAGTCCATCTACCACCTCCGCAAGTACGACGACCCGACACAGGAGGTCGGCGTCGTCGTCCCGACGACGAAGGACGACCCCGTCTCCGAGTCGGCAAACGAGGTGTACCGAACCGCGGACTGGCACGAGCGTGAGGCGTACGACCTCGTCGGCATCGAGTACGACGACCACCCGGACCTGCGCCGCATCCTCCTTCCGGAGACGTGGCAGGGACACCCGCTCTCGCTCGACTACGACCAGGAACAGCCGCAGGTCGTGGAGTTCGCGGAGCACGCGAACCCGCTGCAGGAGGACCACGCCGCCGACGCCCAGTCGGACACGATGTTCCTCAACATCGGGCCACACCACCCGGCGACCCACGGTGTGCTCCACCTGAAGACGACGCTTGACGGCGAGACGGTCGCCGACGTGGAAAGCGACATCGGCTACCTCCACCGCTGTGAGGAGCAGATCTGTCAGAACGGCACCTACCGCCACCAGATTATGCCGTACCCCGACCGCTGGGACTACATCTCGGCGGGCATCCTCAACGAGTGGGCCTACGCGCGTGCGGCCGAGGACATGGCCGACATCGACGTGCCGGAGTACGCACAGGTCATCCGGACGATGTCCGCGGAGATGTGTCGCATCGCGAGCCACATGCTCGCGGTCGCCACCTTCGCGCTCGACATCTACGGTGACTTCACGGCCATCTTCATGTACGCGATGCGTGACCGCGAGGTCATGCAGAACCTGCTCGAAGACCTCACCGGCCAGCGGCTGATGTTCAACTACCTCCGTCTGGGCGGCGTCGCGTGGGACCTACCGGAGCCGCGCGAGGAGTTCTTCGAGCAGACGCGTGACTTCCTCGACGAGCTGCCGGGGAAGCTGGAGGAGTTCCACGACATGATCACCTCCAACGAGATCTTCCAGCTCCGGTGTGTCAACACCGGCGTGCTCGACCCCGAGACGGCAAAGAGCTACGGCGCGACCGGTCCGGTCGCCCGCGGCTCCGGCGTCGACTACGACATCCGCCGCGACGACCCGTACGGCTACTACGACGAACTCGACTGGGACGTCGTCACGGAGGACGGCTGTGACAACTACTCGCGCGTGCTCGTCCGCATGCGCGAGGTCGAGGAGTCGGCCAAAATCATCGAGCAGTGTGTCGACCTCCTCGAGGAGTGGCCGGAAGACGAGCGGAACATCCAGTCGAACGTGCCCCGCACCCTGAAGCCGGACGCGGACACCGAAATCTACCGCTCGGTTGAGGGTGCGAAGGGCGAACTCGGCATCTACATGCGCGCCGACGGGACGGACAAGCCGGCGCGGTTCAAGATCCGCTCGCCCTGCTTCTCGAATCTCCAGACGCTGCCGGAGATGTCCCAGGGTGAGTACATTCCCGACCTGATTGCATCGCTGGGTAGTCTCGACATCGTGCTCGGAGAGGTCGACCGATGA